A genomic region of Haliotis asinina isolate JCU_RB_2024 chromosome 1, JCU_Hal_asi_v2, whole genome shotgun sequence contains the following coding sequences:
- the LOC137280045 gene encoding lysophospholipase D GDPD1-like isoform X1, with translation MIEGVDGSGVDDVFSICRETIETGYTKDNNEQTTTRADDNWSRSYFSAVIKLTIPRINMAEWALPVSLTLGVVIPILIYITLSVVFFLKPSLIHKRIKKYGFNQRHLSHRGGGGEKLEGTMSAFINAVNCGTDILEMDVRLTSDDVVVVFHDETLQRCCGVPDAVIDTRYEDLPPLKPPLDLYYRKGHKTYGDDTRILTLREVFQRFSDVPVMLEVKGTQEQLVRKVSDMIVEFDRTDRTIWGSENKSTSTLMYKQNADIPIFFSYKGGLLMLLWFYTGLLPFIRLRETFLVAPMPSVELDPENGFDLGGFGRFKVWLTDKLFMRSSLFGHLSRRGINTFLFVLNKDSEYKRAFHQLKATGVITDFPTSLSAYLRSAPLTDTQTSGPADSLLKTDTHTTEPTNDL, from the exons ATGATTGAAGGTGTAGATGGTAGCGGTGTGGACGACGTGTTCTCCATCTGCAG ggagactatagaGACTGGATATACAAAGGACAACAACGAGCAGACGACAACTAGAGCAGACGACAACTGGAGCAGAAGCTATTTCTCCGCAGTCAT AAAACTGACAATACCAAGGATTAACATGGCAGAATGGGCACTTCCGGTATCCTTGACCCTGGGTGTCGTTATTCCCATACTCATCTACATAACTTTGTCAGTTgtgtttttcctgaaaccaagCCTAATTcacaaaagaataaagaagtaTGGATTTAACCAACGACACCTGAGTCACCGTGGAG GCGGTGGCGAGAAGTTAGAGGGCACCATGTCCGCATTCATCAA CGCCGTCAACTGCGGCACAGACATCCTGGAGATGGACGTCAGGTTGACGAGCGATGACGTTGTTGTCGTGTTCCATGATGAGACTCTGCAGAGGTGTTGTGGAGTCCCGGACGCCGTCATCGACACTAGATATGAG GACCTCCCGCCGCTGAAGCCGCCACTTGATCTCTACTACAGAAAAG GACACAAGACGTATGGCGACGACACGCGGATTCTGACACTGAGAGAGGTATTCCAGAGATTCAGTGATGTTCCTGTCATGCTAGAAGTGAAAGGAACTCAGGAACAGCTCGTGCGTAAG GTGTCGGACATGATCGTGGAATTTGACAGAACAGACAGGACAATATGGGGCAGCGAAAACAAATCAACGTCCACTCTGATGTATAAGCAG AATGCGGACATTCCTATTTTCTTCAGTTACAAAGGGGGACTACTCATGCTGCTATGGTTCTACACTGGATTACTCCCCTTTATCAGACTGCGTGAAACCTTTCTTGTAGCTCCCATGCCATCTGTAGAACTAGA TCCAGAAAATGGTTTTGATCTCGGCGGATTTGGTCGATTTAAAGTCTGGCTTACTGACAA ACTTTTCATGCGATCGTCCCTCTTTGGTCACCTGTCCAGGCGTGGTATTAAT ACTTTCCTGTTTGTGTTGAATAAGGACAGCGAGTACAAGCGAGCATTTCATCAACTGAAGGCCACTGGCGTGATAACCGACTTCCCGACCTCACTGTCGGCCTACCTCAGGTCGGCCCCGCTGACCGACACACAGACGTCGGGGCCTGCTGACAGCTTGTTAAAGACGGACACACATACAACGGAGCCGACAAATGACTTGTGA
- the LOC137280045 gene encoding lysophospholipase D GDPD1-like isoform X2, with protein MAEWALPVSLTLGVVIPILIYITLSVVFFLKPSLIHKRIKKYGFNQRHLSHRGGGGEKLEGTMSAFINAVNCGTDILEMDVRLTSDDVVVVFHDETLQRCCGVPDAVIDTRYEDLPPLKPPLDLYYRKGHKTYGDDTRILTLREVFQRFSDVPVMLEVKGTQEQLVRKVSDMIVEFDRTDRTIWGSENKSTSTLMYKQNADIPIFFSYKGGLLMLLWFYTGLLPFIRLRETFLVAPMPSVELDPENGFDLGGFGRFKVWLTDKLFMRSSLFGHLSRRGINTFLFVLNKDSEYKRAFHQLKATGVITDFPTSLSAYLRSAPLTDTQTSGPADSLLKTDTHTTEPTNDL; from the exons ATGGCAGAATGGGCACTTCCGGTATCCTTGACCCTGGGTGTCGTTATTCCCATACTCATCTACATAACTTTGTCAGTTgtgtttttcctgaaaccaagCCTAATTcacaaaagaataaagaagtaTGGATTTAACCAACGACACCTGAGTCACCGTGGAG GCGGTGGCGAGAAGTTAGAGGGCACCATGTCCGCATTCATCAA CGCCGTCAACTGCGGCACAGACATCCTGGAGATGGACGTCAGGTTGACGAGCGATGACGTTGTTGTCGTGTTCCATGATGAGACTCTGCAGAGGTGTTGTGGAGTCCCGGACGCCGTCATCGACACTAGATATGAG GACCTCCCGCCGCTGAAGCCGCCACTTGATCTCTACTACAGAAAAG GACACAAGACGTATGGCGACGACACGCGGATTCTGACACTGAGAGAGGTATTCCAGAGATTCAGTGATGTTCCTGTCATGCTAGAAGTGAAAGGAACTCAGGAACAGCTCGTGCGTAAG GTGTCGGACATGATCGTGGAATTTGACAGAACAGACAGGACAATATGGGGCAGCGAAAACAAATCAACGTCCACTCTGATGTATAAGCAG AATGCGGACATTCCTATTTTCTTCAGTTACAAAGGGGGACTACTCATGCTGCTATGGTTCTACACTGGATTACTCCCCTTTATCAGACTGCGTGAAACCTTTCTTGTAGCTCCCATGCCATCTGTAGAACTAGA TCCAGAAAATGGTTTTGATCTCGGCGGATTTGGTCGATTTAAAGTCTGGCTTACTGACAA ACTTTTCATGCGATCGTCCCTCTTTGGTCACCTGTCCAGGCGTGGTATTAAT ACTTTCCTGTTTGTGTTGAATAAGGACAGCGAGTACAAGCGAGCATTTCATCAACTGAAGGCCACTGGCGTGATAACCGACTTCCCGACCTCACTGTCGGCCTACCTCAGGTCGGCCCCGCTGACCGACACACAGACGTCGGGGCCTGCTGACAGCTTGTTAAAGACGGACACACATACAACGGAGCCGACAAATGACTTGTGA